CGGAAGTTCAAGTCGTGTACAAACATTTTGCGACGCAAGTTACGCTTGATTCAGAGGTTGTTCAAATTGAACCGGCCGTTAGCCGGACAGTAGTGTTATTAGAATTAGAATGGTGTCTCAAGTAATCTGAGCTTCACCACGAAGACATCAGAGGATTGAACCACGAAAAAAACGAAAACCACGAAAAGGAAAGAGTGGAGGTCACGTCCCGCTAACACCTGTCCTCATCCAATGACGGTTCAACTGAATGCATTCGTTTCGTGTCTTTCGTTTCTTTCGTGGTTTCTTCTTCTCCGTGACTCTGTGCCGAGTGGTGATTTCAAAACTCTGTCTTACGGCCTTCAGGAACGTCGCCATGTCTCGCTCGATTGGAATGCTCCTGACCTGTTGTCTCGTCATGCTGGCTTTCAGCGTTGAGTCAGTCGCGGCCGATCTGCCCACTGAGCAGGACTATTACGCGATCACCTCGTCCGAGATGCCGGCGGGGGCGGTGCTTGAGCCGGGGGCGTTTCAGTTGATGCCGGATGGCCGGCTGGCGGTCGGCACGCGGCGCGGCGAAGTGTGGATGATCGCCGCCCCCTTCTCAAAAGAGCTCAAAGCCACGCAGTACACCCGCTTCGCGCATGGCCTGCATGAGATTCTGGGTCTCGCCGAACGGGACGGCTGGCTGTATGTCGTGCAGCGGTGTGACGTCTCTCGATTGAAAGACACCAACGGCGACGGCAAGGCCGACCTGTTCGAAGTCGTCAGCGACGGCTGGGAGATCTCCGGCGACCAGCACGAATACGCCTTCGGTTCCAAGTTCGACAAGAACGGCGACCTGTGGGTCACGCTCTGCCTGACGGGGTCGTTCACCAGCAAAGTTCCGTATCGCGGCTGGTGCCTGCGAATCAAGCCGGATGGTACTGCCGTTCCCACCACCAGCGGCGTCCGCTCGCCCGGCGGGCTGGGGATGAACGCCGCAGGCGACATGTTCTATACCGACAATCAGGGGCCCTGGAACGGAACCTGTTCACTACGCGTGCTGCGGCCCGGCAAGTTTGTGGGCCATCCCGGCGGCAACGACTGGTACACGCTCGCGAATGCGTCCATGGGCCCGCGTCCCAAAGATCCCCAGTCCGGCAGCCGGCTGGTGGTCGAAGCGGACAAGATCCCGGAACTCGATCTGCCGGCGATTCTGTTCCCTTATAAGAAGATGGGACAGTCCGCGAGCGGCATCGCCTGCGATACCAGCGGCGGGAAATTCGGCCCTTTTCAGAATCAATTATTCGTCGGCGATCAGACCTACAGTCAGGTCATGCGAGTCGACCTCGAACAGATCGACGGCGTTTATCAGGGCGCCTGTTTCCCGTTCCGCGAAGGCTTCGGCGCTGGCACTGTCGGTCTGGAAATGACCCCGCAAGGGGCTCTGTTCGCTGGCGGCACCGCCCGAGGGTGGGGTTCGCGCGGCAAGCAGGAGTTCTCGATCGAACGAGTCGACTGGACCGGCAAGACTCCGTTTGAAATCGTGACGATGCACCTCAACGCAGACGGCTTCACGCTGACCTTCACCGAACCAGTTGACGAGAAGACCGCAGCAGCGATCAATTCCTACACGCTCGGCACCTATACTTACATCTATCAGTCCGCTTACGGCAGTCCGGAAGTCGATCACACGGAACCGAAGATCGAGTCAGCCACTCTCAGCGAAGACAAACGCTCCGTCCGCCTTGTCGTCAAAGGACTGCAACGGGGACATGTCCACGAACTGCACGCCGACGGCATCCGCTCGCACGCCGGACTCCCGCTGCTGCATCCCGTCGCGTACTACACGCTCAACAAGCTGGCTTCGCCGTAGTCAATTTACTTGGTTGCCGCGGCCGGTTCCGTTGTCGCCGGCGCTGCTGCGAGCGGCGTGACCGGCACTTGTCGGAGCTGGACGCTGCGATGCTGCCGCAACGGTCGCAACAGCGACTGCTCCAGGCTCATGTGCCGCAGTTTCCATTCGTCCGCAGTCATCCCTGCGTCGGCATAGTGTTTCGACAACAGGTCAACGGCTTTCGCGACTGCCAGCGAACTCTGCTCGGCATCGACGGCGTCGTACTTCGAGGGCTTTCCGGCCTGCAGTCGCAACTGCCACCGCTGGGCCAGCACCTGCATCAGGCTGTTTACATGATCCCACTGTGCCGCAGGCGACGTGGTCACGGCCGCGTTGTCGCAAACCAGATTCAGGGCACTGCTCACATTCCGGACTGACTGGTCTTGTGAATTGGCGAAATAAATTGTGTGCAACAGGTTCCGGTACTGTAGCGCGACGTCAGGTGTCTCGCAGCGTTCCATGAGCTGAATCGCTTCGTGATGTACGAACAGCGAGACCAGCGGATCGAACGGTTCTTCATAGGCCGTCAGACGGACGATCGCTTCCAGCGGCGGATGCGGCTGTCGGGCAGCGTCTCCCAGCGACTGCAGATACTCCTTGCGAACGCGGTCTTCGGGATCGAGCATCCGCTTCAGGCCCTCGTGTTTGACGTGGACCAATTGCGAACGGGGACGTTCCTTCAATCGTTCCTTGAGAGCGGCGCGATATCCCCAGGGATCGTTGGGATGATCCTGCTGCATTCGATGTGCGAGACTCAGATCTTCGAGGCGATGAGTCACTTCCTGAGCGACCGATTCTTCTTTCAAGCCAGCTCGCAGGGCTTCGCCGTGTCGGGCCAAAGCCTCGCGGGTGGCATTCGCTTTATTCCCCCAGCGGCTCACTTCCTGCGACAGACTGGCGGCAAAGCGTCCGTTCGCGGCGGTGTTCAATTTGCGGCTGTCGGCGGTATAGGTTGCCACCGCGT
This genomic stretch from Planctomicrobium piriforme harbors:
- a CDS encoding PQQ-dependent sugar dehydrogenase; this translates as MSRSIGMLLTCCLVMLAFSVESVAADLPTEQDYYAITSSEMPAGAVLEPGAFQLMPDGRLAVGTRRGEVWMIAAPFSKELKATQYTRFAHGLHEILGLAERDGWLYVVQRCDVSRLKDTNGDGKADLFEVVSDGWEISGDQHEYAFGSKFDKNGDLWVTLCLTGSFTSKVPYRGWCLRIKPDGTAVPTTSGVRSPGGLGMNAAGDMFYTDNQGPWNGTCSLRVLRPGKFVGHPGGNDWYTLANASMGPRPKDPQSGSRLVVEADKIPELDLPAILFPYKKMGQSASGIACDTSGGKFGPFQNQLFVGDQTYSQVMRVDLEQIDGVYQGACFPFREGFGAGTVGLEMTPQGALFAGGTARGWGSRGKQEFSIERVDWTGKTPFEIVTMHLNADGFTLTFTEPVDEKTAAAINSYTLGTYTYIYQSAYGSPEVDHTEPKIESATLSEDKRSVRLVVKGLQRGHVHELHADGIRSHAGLPLLHPVAYYTLNKLASP